From Oncorhynchus keta strain PuntledgeMale-10-30-2019 unplaced genomic scaffold, Oket_V2 Un_contig_5186_pilon_pilon, whole genome shotgun sequence, one genomic window encodes:
- the LOC118380411 gene encoding LOW QUALITY PROTEIN: ataxin-1-like (The sequence of the model RefSeq protein was modified relative to this genomic sequence to represent the inferred CDS: deleted 4 bases in 2 codons), which translates to MKSNQERSHGCLPPKKREILALEQRPVVVTAAAEILALEQRPVVVTAAAEILALEQRPVVVPAAAEILALEQRPVVVPAAAAASADTTLHTENLAWLANVASERCRSTETPSPRFHVSSSSSSSPSPSALPLSSLSTIYPTGVGLSQQGGTIQYAQLAPNLQFISSGPYTGYISSQIIQSTATSVAASTGQQRHHLDGHCYTTALISQATKVGDQQNQVQIGLPSDLAVSVGGTHFTTTHQYIQLDSSSPLSVTSPTQGHLQPLQLHTHPGVGLLPTLTLAPSQVLVQYTDGLGVNKAEGGHTTVVQLNGELERSFGKQSCAGIKGTSYSNQNNQQVHHGYEARHILIPADYTTQDSTGLQTSLVLVANAQPNPHPHPTSGAEQDTVQVHPSLIHSEGGGICLRKPVSRTSSFTSLNSSEALKVSSAPHTVIQTTHHSDEHVHSLYSTTQAPIIGYIARAGNQHGVSYATLPQHLVIGDGLLQSLLIPVNGVTTTTDLEAACSVTARTASTTASQLAPATASLPRHTYLTASLSKCEMLGSDGHHQSPAVLQAQVLPIQHIQIPSNTPANVVASPSPAPALAPAPVQATPTLSSSPSPAPALAPAPVQASPSLSSSSTTLPPFFMRGSIIQLADGELKRVEDLKTEDFIQSAEISSELKIDSSTVERIDTGQTPNAVIIQFGVGEHKAQVCVEVLLEYPFFVFGQGWSSCCPGRTTQLLELSCAKLCVGDVCVSLTLRSLRGGGGSVSGRNHNSQGHEVKLRHSHNTRDITQGSTRQGNSQGNSQSNGQRDGQSMDEDFRNSLNAAGSNSVFLVQVAKTDRLNKEDRDVPRCVDQVTGSGLRPGSGPGVYGTGVGPRSTSDLQAVSGNGEMIGRDNGEMIGRDNGEMIGNGEMIGRDNGEMIGRDNGEMIGRDNGEMIGRDNGETIGRDNGEMIGRDNGEMIGRDNGEMIGRDNGETIGRDNREMIGRDNGEMIGRENGEMIGRDNGEMIGRDNGEMIGRDNGEMIGRDNGEMIGRDNGEMIGRDNGETTGRDNGEMIGRVNGELIGRDNGETIGREQNRPMLPPPLKTEVFEADKEKPWGRKRRWSAPERDQTERADDEPPLTLPKPSFITQQVKLSIEGRSNVSR; encoded by the exons ATGAAATCCAACCAGGAGAGGAGCCATGGCTGTCTGCCCCCAAAGAAGCGTGAGATCCTGGCCCTGGAGCAGAGGCCTGTGGTGGTAACAGCAGCAGCTGAGATCCTGGCTCTGGAGCAGAGGCCTGTGGTGGTAACAGCAGCAGCTGAGATCCTGGCTCTGGAGCAGAGGCCTGTGGTGGTACCAGCAGCAGCTGAGATCCTGGCTCTGGAGCAGAGGCCTGTGGTGGTACCAGCAGCAGCTGCAGCCTCAGCAGACACTACCTTACACACAGAGAACCTGGCTTGGCTGGCCAATGTAGCCAGCGAACGCTGCAGATCCACAGAAACTCCCAGCCCCAGGTTTCAtgtctcctcgtcctcctcttcatccccctccccttctgctctccccctgtcctctctctccacgaTCTACCCCACTGGGGTGGGGCTCAGCCAACAGGGCGGGACAATCCAGTATGCCCAGCTGGCCCCTAACCTCCAGTTCATTAGCTCGGGGCCGTACACTGGCTACATCTCCTCTCAGATCATCCAGTCCACTGCCACCAGTGTAGCCGCCTCCACAGGGCAACAGCGCCACCATCTGGACGGCCACTGCTACACCACCGCCCTCATCTCCCAGGCCACCAAG GTTGGGGACCAGCAGAACCAGGTCCAGATAGGTCTGCCGTCTGACCTGGCTGTGTCCGTTGGAGGGACCCACTTCACCACTACCCACCAGTACATCCAGCTGGACAGCAGCAGCCCTCTGAGCGTCACCTCCCCTACCCAGGGCCAcctccagcctctccagctcCACACCCACCCTGGGGTGGGCCTCCTCCCCA CCCTCACCCTCGCCCCCTCCCAGGTGCTGGTCCAGTATACGGATGGGTTAGGGGTCAACAAAGCTGAGGGCGGACACACCACG gtggTGCAGCTGAATGGAGAGCTGGAGAGGAGTTTCGGTAAACAGAGTTGTGCTGGCATCAAAGGAACCTCCTACTCTAACCAGAACAATCAGCAGGTTCACCATGGATATGAAGCTCGACACATCCTCATTCCCGCAGACTACACTACCCAGGATTCCACAGGACTACAAACCTCCCTGGTGCTGGTAGCAAACGCCCAGcccaacccccacccccaccctaccAGTGGTGCTGAGCAGGACACGGTCCAGGTCCACCCATCACTAATACACAGTGAGGGAGGAGGCATCTGTCTAAGGAAACCTGTCTCCAGAACCTCCTCTTTCACCTCCCTCAACTCCTCTGAGGCTCTGAAGGTCTCTTCTGCCCCTCACACGGTTATCCAGACCACCCACCACTCTGACGAGCATGTACACAGCCTGTACTCCACCACCCAGGCACCAATCATCGGCTACATCGCCAGGGCAGGTAACCAGCATGGCGTCAGCTACGCCACCCTGCCGCAGCATCTGGTCATCGGGGACGGCC TCCTCCAGTCTCTCCTGATACCCGTTAATGGAGTTACCACCACTACGGACCTCGAGGCTGCCTGCTCGGTGACCGCCAGGACGGCCAGCACCACCGCCTCTCAGCTGGCCCCAGCGACCGCATCCCTCCCCCGCCACACCTACCTCACTGCGTCCCTGTCCAAGTGTGAGATGCTGGGGTCGGACGGCCACCACCAGTCCCCTGCTGTACTCCAGGCCCAAGTACTACCCATCCAACACATCCAAATCCCGTCTAACACACCGGCTAATGTGGTGGCGTCCCCCTCCCCTGCCCCAGCCCTAGCTCCAGCTCCTGTCCAGGccacccccactctctcctcttccccctcccctgccCCAGCCCTAGCTCCAGCCCCTGTCCaggcctccccctctctctcctcctcttcaaccACGCTCCCTCCGTTCTTCATGCGTGGCTCCATCATCCAGCTGGCGGATGGGGAGCTGAAGCGAGTGGAGGACCTGAAGACGGAGGACTTTATCCAGAGTGCTGAGATCAGCAGTGAGCTGAAGATTGACTCCAGCACAGTGGAACGCATCGACACGGGCCAGACACCCAACGCTGTCATCATACAGTTCGGTGTCGGGGAACACAAAGCGCAG gtgtgtgtggaggtgCTGTTAGAGTACCCGTTCTTTGTGTTCGGCCAGGGCTGGTCGTCCTGCTGCCCTGGCCGGACCACTCAGCTGTTGGAGCTGAGCTGTGCCAAGCTGTGTGTTGGGGACGTGTGTGTCTCCCTGACCCTCAGGAGCCTGAGGGGTGGCGGTGGCTCTGTGTCTGGGAGGAACCACAACAGCCAGGGTCACGAGGTCAAGCTGAGGCACAGCCACAACACTAGGGACATCACACAGGGGTCTACCCGCCAGGGGAACAGTCAGGGGAATAGCCAGAGTAATGGTCAGAGAGACGGTCAGAGTATGGACGAGGACTTTAGGAACAGTTTGAATGCTGCAGGCAGCAACAGTGTCTTCCTGGTGCAAGTGGCCAAAACAGACAGGTTGAATAAGGAGGACAGGGACGTCCCCCGCTGTGTGGACCAGGTGACAGGATCTGGACTGAGACCCGGATCTGGACCAGGGGTCTACGGAACTGGAGTTGGACCTAGGAGCACCTCGGACCTGCAGGCTGTCTCAGGGAATGGAGAGATGATAGGGAGAGACAATGGAGAGATGATAGGGAGAGACAATGGAGAGATGATAGGGAATGGAGAGATGATAGGGAGAGACAATGGAGAGATGATAGGGAGAGACAATGGAGAGATGATAGGGAGAGACAATGGAGAGATGATAGGGAGAGACAATGGAGAGACGATAGGGAGAGATAATGGAGAGATGATAGGGAGAGACAATGGAGAGATGATAGGGAGAGACAATGGAGAGATGATAGGGAGAGACAATGGAGAGACGATagggagagacaatagagagatgatagggagagacaatggagagatgatagggagagagaatggagagatgatAGGGAGAGACAATGGAGAGATGATAGGGAGAGACAATGGAGAGATGATAGGGAGAGACAATGGAGAGATGATAGGGAGAGACAATGGAGAGATGATAGGGAGAGACAATGGAGAGATGATAGGGAGAGACAATGGAGAGACGACAGGGAGAGACAATGGAGAGATGATAGGGAGAGTCAATGGAGAGTTGATAGGGAGAGATAATGGAGAGACAATAGGGAGAGAACAGAATCGCCCCATGCTCCCTCCGCCCCTCAAGACAGAAGTGTTTGAGGCagacaaagaaaaaccctggggTCGTAAGAGGAGGTGGTCTGCTCCAGAGAGAGATCAGACAGAGAGGGCGGACGATGAACCCCCTTTGACTCTGCCAAAACCCTCTTTTATAACTCAGCAGGTCAAACTCTCCATCGAGGGAAGGTCAAATGTTAGTCGTTGA